A region from the Paludicola sp. MB14-C6 genome encodes:
- a CDS encoding flavodoxin domain-containing protein: MNTVVVYQSKTGFTKTYAEWIAKELNCDLKENVNLTVKDIINYDTIIYGGGLYAVSVCGIGLIKKNFETLKEKNLIVWATGCSPGHKEEMQQLWAHNFTQEQLSHIKTFYLRGGFNYQSLSKEYKILMGMLKMKLKATKNRTQDENDLLKAYEEPQDYRTISNIYPLIEHVKTLH, from the coding sequence ATGAATACTGTTGTTGTATATCAGTCAAAAACTGGATTCACTAAAACATATGCCGAATGGATAGCAAAAGAGCTCAATTGCGATTTAAAGGAAAATGTAAACTTAACGGTAAAAGATATTATAAATTATGACACCATTATCTATGGTGGTGGACTTTATGCAGTTAGTGTATGTGGAATTGGTTTAATTAAGAAAAACTTTGAAACTTTAAAAGAAAAGAATTTAATTGTGTGGGCAACAGGCTGTAGTCCTGGGCACAAGGAAGAAATGCAACAATTATGGGCACATAATTTTACCCAAGAACAACTTTCTCATATCAAAACATTTTATTTACGAGGCGGATTTAACTATCAATCACTTTCAAAAGAATATAAAATTTTGATGGGTATGTTAAAAATGAAATTAAAAGCAACCAAAAACCGCACTCAAGATGAAAACGATTTATTAAAAGCCTATGAAGAACCTCAAGATTATCGCACAATCAGTAATATTTATCCTCTAATTGAACACGTAAAAACCTTACATTGA
- a CDS encoding DUF3267 domain-containing protein gives MKYVKQIPKTDFTLSNALQIVGWKRIKEPKNVLIATLISIPILLVNAFLTGGLFYILFPQVKELFRITSFSFTISILDIVVYCTASVVVLTVHEFFHAIWIPHFIQSDKTVWGITLLGGFVATTEKLSKARFIVISLFPFFALSILLPVILSLFNLYHPLFLFICILNAMGSCVDILNLILIAFQVPRKAAIINNGFETYYK, from the coding sequence TTGAAATATGTAAAACAAATTCCTAAAACAGATTTTACATTATCCAATGCATTGCAAATAGTTGGATGGAAACGAATAAAAGAACCTAAAAATGTATTGATTGCAACACTTATCTCCATTCCTATTTTGCTTGTTAATGCGTTTCTCACAGGAGGATTGTTTTATATTCTTTTTCCACAAGTAAAAGAACTATTTCGAATTACCTCTTTCTCTTTTACAATATCCATACTTGACATTGTAGTTTACTGTACTGCCAGTGTTGTTGTGCTTACTGTTCATGAATTTTTTCACGCAATATGGATACCCCATTTCATTCAATCGGATAAAACCGTTTGGGGTATAACGCTTCTGGGCGGATTTGTAGCTACAACTGAAAAATTATCGAAAGCAAGATTTATTGTAATATCGTTGTTCCCATTTTTCGCTTTATCTATCTTACTACCCGTTATATTAAGTTTGTTTAATCTATATCATCCGCTCTTTCTGTTTATTTGTATTTTGAATGCAATGGGATCTTGTGTAGACATATTAAACCTCATTCTCATTGCTTTTCAAGTACCTCGTAAAGCTGCTATTATCAATAATGGATTTGAGACATACTATAAATAA